One window of the Clostridia bacterium genome contains the following:
- a CDS encoding ABC transporter ATP-binding protein: MLKVEGIEVFYGKIQALFGVSIEVNEGEVVAIIGANGAGKTTTLRTIIGLQKPTKGTVVFDGHQLNGKDTDWIAKQGISMVPEGRQVFPYFTVRENLLSGACGRRQMGASAREVEKDIQAMQELFPRLKERTNQKAWSLSGGEQQMLALARGLLGKPKLLMLDEPSLGLAPVIVQDVFKAIKTINEQGTTILLVEQNANLALSLADRGYVLEGGKVTITGTGKDLRGNEKVKEAYLGG, encoded by the coding sequence ATGCTTAAGGTAGAAGGTATAGAGGTGTTCTACGGCAAGATCCAGGCACTGTTCGGGGTGAGCATCGAAGTTAACGAAGGCGAGGTGGTCGCGATCATAGGGGCGAACGGCGCCGGCAAGACGACCACTCTGCGAACCATAATCGGGCTACAGAAGCCGACAAAAGGGACAGTTGTTTTCGATGGTCATCAGCTGAACGGCAAGGATACCGACTGGATCGCAAAGCAGGGCATATCGATGGTCCCAGAGGGCAGGCAGGTGTTCCCGTATTTCACTGTACGCGAAAACCTATTGTCGGGCGCATGTGGTCGGAGGCAGATGGGCGCATCGGCCCGTGAGGTGGAAAAGGACATCCAAGCCATGCAAGAGCTGTTCCCAAGGCTCAAGGAGAGGACGAATCAGAAGGCATGGAGCCTTAGCGGTGGAGAACAGCAGATGCTCGCCTTGGCGAGGGGACTTCTCGGTAAGCCGAAGCTATTGATGCTGGACGAGCCCTCCTTGGGTCTCGCACCCGTCATAGTTCAGGACGTATTCAAAGCCATAAAGACCATCAATGAGCAGGGTACGACGATACTTCTGGTCGAGCAAAACGCCAACCTAGCGCTTTCCCTGGCAGACAGGGGATATGTTCTGGAAGGCGGCAAGGTGACCATCACTGGGACGGGCAAGGACTTGAGGGGGAACGAGAAGGTCAAGGAAGCCTACCTTGGAGGTTGA
- a CDS encoding ABC transporter ATP-binding protein → MIAMAAILETKELTKNFGGLVALRDIDMRIERGEIRGLIGPNGSGKSTFINVVMGLYMDAKGEITFQGDKLDDKKPHVRIGMGMSRTFQASRLFDGMTVKQNVVVGRHCQMKSGVFGSLVRDKSFREEERASFEEAEKWLSFVGYEGTGDEMADGLAHGPRRLVEIARSLSSHPKLLMLDEPAAGMNPVEKDELLEIIERIRDLGVTVLVIEHDMKMVMRLCDRISVLNFGAKIAEGTPKEVQNDPQVIEAYLGEVTTYA, encoded by the coding sequence ATGATCGCGATGGCTGCAATACTTGAGACCAAAGAACTGACCAAGAATTTCGGAGGGCTGGTTGCCCTTAGGGACATAGATATGAGAATCGAGCGGGGTGAGATCAGGGGTCTGATCGGCCCCAACGGCTCCGGAAAGAGCACGTTCATTAACGTTGTGATGGGCCTCTACATGGATGCCAAAGGAGAGATTACCTTCCAAGGGGATAAGCTCGATGACAAGAAGCCCCACGTACGGATAGGCATGGGGATGAGTCGTACTTTCCAGGCTTCCCGCCTTTTCGATGGCATGACGGTCAAGCAGAACGTGGTCGTCGGGCGGCACTGCCAGATGAAGTCGGGCGTATTCGGATCGCTGGTCAGGGACAAGTCTTTCAGGGAAGAGGAGAGGGCTTCGTTTGAAGAAGCAGAGAAGTGGCTCAGCTTCGTGGGCTACGAGGGTACTGGTGATGAGATGGCGGATGGACTGGCGCACGGGCCGAGGAGGCTCGTGGAGATAGCACGCTCACTTTCTTCGCACCCGAAGCTCCTGATGCTTGACGAACCAGCAGCCGGCATGAACCCTGTTGAGAAAGACGAACTCCTCGAGATCATCGAACGCATCAGGGATCTTGGTGTCACTGTACTGGTAATAGAACATGACATGAAGATGGTCATGAGGCTGTGCGACCGCATCTCGGTCCTCAACTTCGGGGCCAAGATCGCAGAGGGCACTCCGAAGGAAGTACAGAACGACCCTCAAGTGATCGAGGCTTATCTGGGTGAGGTGACCACATATGCTTAA
- a CDS encoding branched-chain amino acid ABC transporter permease, with product MKSRYVLLPISVALLVPLVVKSEYAIYVITMGALYGILAISLNVIMGLGGVFSLGHAAFWGIGAYVAANLLVRLHMPFIAALIAGGLVSGLAGVALGIPSLKVRSTYLCVTTMGFNIIVVLVLTNWIKVTRGSDGFPNIPPPSFGSFVFDTRLGKYFVTMGLLILAIWAFSRLKESRVGRAIQATRDNEIGATACGVNVHYYRVLAFALSAAMAGMAGALFAALQGYIAPDTFAGSTSTLLVSMLLIGGSGSVWGPVIGAFCLQALSESMRFLSDYAMAFYGLIIVLVALWLPKGLDGLARAGIARIMARIAPQQRKRSVGRGA from the coding sequence ATGAAATCTAGATACGTGCTACTGCCAATATCCGTAGCTCTGCTTGTACCTCTAGTTGTTAAGTCGGAGTATGCCATCTATGTGATTACCATGGGCGCCCTCTATGGCATATTGGCCATTTCCCTGAACGTTATCATGGGCCTCGGAGGCGTATTTTCTCTGGGACATGCCGCGTTCTGGGGAATAGGCGCCTACGTCGCTGCCAACCTTCTCGTGAGGCTTCATATGCCCTTCATAGCCGCGCTGATCGCAGGGGGGCTGGTGAGCGGTTTGGCAGGCGTAGCCCTAGGTATACCTAGCCTCAAAGTAAGGAGCACATACCTATGCGTTACCACAATGGGCTTCAACATCATAGTTGTTCTTGTGCTCACCAACTGGATAAAGGTTACGCGTGGTTCTGACGGATTCCCCAACATCCCTCCGCCTTCCTTTGGTTCCTTCGTTTTCGATACAAGACTAGGGAAGTACTTCGTAACAATGGGATTGCTCATCCTTGCTATATGGGCTTTCTCGCGTCTCAAGGAATCGAGAGTGGGCAGAGCTATACAGGCCACGAGGGACAATGAAATCGGGGCAACTGCGTGCGGAGTCAATGTACACTACTATAGGGTTCTGGCGTTCGCTCTCAGCGCTGCGATGGCCGGAATGGCGGGTGCGCTATTCGCTGCTTTGCAGGGATATATCGCCCCAGATACATTCGCCGGTTCGACGTCGACGCTGTTGGTGTCGATGCTTCTGATTGGAGGCTCAGGCTCTGTTTGGGGTCCGGTAATCGGAGCGTTTTGCCTGCAGGCGCTTTCGGAGAGCATGAGGTTCCTCTCCGACTATGCGATGGCCTTCTACGGGCTGATCATAGTCCTCGTTGCGCTGTGGTTGCCTAAGGGGCTCGACGGACTTGCCAGGGCCGGAATAGCTAGGATAATGGCTAGAATAGCCCCTCAACAACGGAAGAGATCTGTAGGAAGGGGGGCATGA
- a CDS encoding C-terminal binding protein yields MRYKIVAMTDNANRSYDIESEVLERIGGELTVSECKDPKEIIELCKEADGIITEYAPITAEVVENLSKCRVISRYGVGYDNVDVDACTRKGIYVANVPDYCAEEVSDHALALMMACARQIAYRDRMVRSCMWDIKGAPIHRIAGKVFAFLGFGTIARCLLRKIMGFGFGRILVYDPYVKAEVVRELGAEQVDLTTALREADFVSIHMPANDATQGLIGEKELELMRPTAILINTSRGTIVDEKALADALKRKALGCAGLDVLEHEPIEPGNALIGLDNCVLTDHVGWCSEEARAELKRKVAENVRDALEGRRPKYAVNKVEVRYVE; encoded by the coding sequence ATGCGGTACAAGATAGTCGCTATGACTGACAACGCAAACAGAAGCTACGACATTGAGAGTGAAGTCCTCGAAAGGATCGGGGGCGAGCTAACGGTCTCGGAGTGCAAAGATCCCAAGGAGATAATCGAACTCTGCAAAGAAGCCGACGGCATAATCACTGAATATGCTCCCATAACAGCTGAGGTAGTTGAGAACCTGAGCAAATGCAGAGTCATATCAAGGTACGGGGTGGGGTACGACAATGTGGATGTCGACGCATGCACAAGGAAGGGCATCTATGTAGCCAATGTCCCCGACTACTGCGCGGAGGAAGTCTCTGACCACGCACTTGCGTTGATGATGGCTTGCGCTCGGCAGATAGCTTACCGCGACAGGATGGTTCGTAGTTGCATGTGGGACATAAAGGGTGCTCCTATCCATCGCATAGCTGGAAAAGTGTTTGCCTTTCTGGGCTTCGGAACGATTGCGCGTTGTCTGTTAAGGAAGATCATGGGATTTGGCTTTGGGAGAATTCTCGTCTACGATCCGTACGTGAAGGCGGAAGTGGTAAGGGAACTAGGCGCTGAGCAGGTCGACCTCACAACTGCACTTAGGGAAGCTGATTTCGTCTCCATACACATGCCGGCGAACGACGCTACGCAGGGCTTGATTGGTGAGAAGGAGCTAGAGCTGATGAGGCCTACGGCGATCCTGATCAATACCTCTAGAGGCACGATTGTCGACGAGAAGGCGCTTGCAGATGCTCTGAAGAGGAAGGCTTTAGGTTGTGCAGGCTTGGACGTGCTGGAACATGAACCGATTGAGCCCGGGAATGCGCTAATCGGGCTTGACAACTGCGTGTTGACAGATCATGTCGGCTGGTGCAGCGAGGAAGCGAGGGCCGAGCTTAAGCGGAAGGTAGCGGAGAATGTGCGCGATGCTTTGGAGGGCAGACGTCCCAAATACGCGGTTAACAAGGTAGAAGTCAGATACGTTGAATAA
- a CDS encoding branched-chain amino acid ABC transporter permease produces the protein MDISIILQLTIGGLAMGAIYGLIALGMNLIYNATGGLNYAQGSLVMLSAYVSLSFARWFTGLGNSMILAALCAIPTMGIVGAIFGRLLYEPIRMEKSSRFTLVALAAGILISETVPHIWGKLPHMLPRFISKASIRAGDLVFNTQSLLIIGVVSITLIVLQILLNRTQWGLMMRAVGQSKEVSSLMGIPVRQSIRLTFAASTMLAAIAGIMAGPIFYVSPLLLDLSTKGFAAAVLGGFSPRVSGALLAGILIGLVETYSAFFLSSAYRDAWGFFFLICFLLVRPVGIFGEQHATKV, from the coding sequence GTGGACATCTCCATTATCCTGCAGCTTACAATAGGCGGCCTAGCGATGGGCGCCATCTACGGGCTGATCGCGCTCGGGATGAACCTGATTTACAACGCTACCGGTGGCCTCAATTATGCCCAGGGCTCGCTTGTTATGCTAAGCGCGTATGTCAGCCTGTCATTTGCCAGGTGGTTCACCGGATTAGGCAATTCGATGATCCTCGCTGCACTATGCGCGATTCCGACAATGGGGATCGTAGGTGCGATCTTCGGCCGTCTGTTGTATGAGCCGATCCGCATGGAGAAGTCATCGAGATTCACGTTGGTGGCATTGGCCGCTGGCATCTTGATTAGTGAGACAGTGCCCCACATATGGGGCAAGCTGCCTCACATGCTGCCTCGTTTCATATCGAAGGCATCCATAAGGGCTGGGGATCTCGTATTCAATACCCAAAGCCTGCTCATAATCGGTGTGGTATCCATCACCCTGATAGTGCTCCAGATCCTACTCAACAGGACGCAATGGGGCCTGATGATGAGGGCCGTTGGCCAGAGCAAAGAGGTATCGAGCCTCATGGGGATCCCGGTCCGGCAGTCTATCAGGCTGACCTTCGCGGCAAGCACGATGCTTGCAGCCATCGCTGGGATCATGGCAGGCCCGATCTTCTACGTATCCCCGCTTCTACTTGACCTTTCCACCAAAGGATTCGCGGCGGCGGTGCTCGGTGGCTTTAGCCCACGGGTTTCGGGCGCTCTGCTTGCCGGGATCCTCATAGGCCTAGTTGAGACGTACTCGGCCTTCTTCCTCTCGTCAGCATATCGGGATGCGTGGGGATTCTTCTTCCTAATATGCTTCCTACTCGTCAGGCCGGTTGGCATATTTGGCGAACAACACGCAACGAAGGTCTAG
- a CDS encoding amino acid permease: MKEDVSLAKVLGRKDVLSLAFGSMIGWSWVMLAGSWVSQAGFVGAIAAFVISGIMSALVGLAYAELATTFPLAGGEFVYSYRAMGTLAAWISGWAITFAYLGIVAFEGVAFVAAMDYLVKIPRMGYLWSIAGQDVYVSWAMVGVVMGGSLCYFNYRGIKSASRFQNWATLFLAVGGISFFVAGAFRGSISNIGPIFQSTPGFASVLLMCPALYLGFSVIPQVAEEVNIPTKVVGKLLVFSVVLAALWYVMIIFGVGMAAPSEVRATYDIPVADSMANLFNSDIVGGFMIIAGIAGIITSWNAFIIAASRILFAMGRAKLLPPIFSSLHPKHQTPWFSILLVFAVGAIAPFLGKNALMWFLNASSLGSTVAYVMVAIALLVLKKKEPGLTRPYSMSRIAAYIALVISVGFLLLFLPISPAALKLPEWTIVLIWAIIGMLLAAVAKPTMAGVSWAERERLIFGGELARRSPDWQGR, translated from the coding sequence ATGAAGGAAGACGTCAGTCTGGCCAAAGTCCTTGGCAGGAAAGACGTGTTGAGCCTTGCGTTTGGCTCTATGATAGGTTGGAGTTGGGTTATGCTGGCCGGCTCCTGGGTTTCGCAGGCGGGTTTCGTAGGGGCGATAGCGGCATTTGTCATATCCGGCATCATGAGTGCTCTAGTAGGGCTAGCGTATGCAGAGTTGGCAACCACTTTCCCGCTCGCGGGAGGTGAGTTCGTTTACTCATACAGAGCCATGGGCACGCTCGCGGCATGGATCTCCGGCTGGGCGATCACATTCGCCTACTTGGGGATAGTGGCATTCGAAGGCGTGGCTTTTGTGGCCGCCATGGATTACCTAGTCAAGATACCAAGGATGGGGTACCTGTGGAGCATTGCAGGCCAGGATGTCTACGTATCATGGGCTATGGTCGGCGTCGTGATGGGAGGTTCCCTGTGTTATTTCAACTACCGCGGCATAAAGAGCGCAAGTCGATTTCAGAATTGGGCCACGTTGTTTCTCGCAGTCGGGGGAATCTCCTTTTTTGTCGCAGGAGCCTTTAGGGGGAGCATATCAAATATCGGTCCCATATTTCAGTCGACTCCAGGGTTTGCGTCTGTACTCCTTATGTGTCCAGCACTCTACTTAGGCTTCAGCGTCATACCGCAGGTGGCGGAGGAGGTGAACATTCCCACTAAGGTAGTCGGCAAACTTCTTGTATTCTCTGTCGTGTTGGCTGCGCTATGGTATGTGATGATCATCTTTGGCGTTGGCATGGCTGCACCAAGTGAAGTCAGAGCTACGTATGATATCCCTGTAGCTGACTCAATGGCTAACCTGTTCAATAGCGATATCGTGGGCGGGTTTATGATAATAGCGGGTATAGCAGGGATAATAACAAGTTGGAACGCGTTCATAATAGCGGCAAGCAGGATACTATTCGCTATGGGTAGGGCCAAGTTGCTGCCCCCGATATTCAGTTCTCTGCATCCAAAGCACCAAACTCCGTGGTTCAGCATCCTTTTGGTGTTTGCCGTGGGCGCCATTGCCCCATTCCTTGGCAAGAATGCTCTCATGTGGTTTCTGAATGCAAGCTCCCTTGGAAGTACGGTGGCCTACGTGATGGTGGCAATAGCCCTCTTGGTGTTGAAGAAGAAGGAACCGGGGCTCACGCGTCCTTACTCCATGAGCCGTATAGCAGCTTACATCGCCCTTGTCATATCGGTCGGATTCCTGCTGCTCTTCCTGCCCATAAGCCCCGCTGCGCTCAAGCTGCCAGAGTGGACGATCGTGCTCATATGGGCGATAATCGGAATGCTCCTGGCGGCGGTGGCAAAACCGACCATGGCCGGAGTATCATGGGCCGAGCGCGAGCGGTTGATATTCGGGGGTGAACTCGCGAGGAGGAGCCCGGATTGGCAAGGCCGATGA
- a CDS encoding Ldh family oxidoreductase has translation MSVPMLLVPAERLIKIVRAILVSIGMSAEDSAIAADVLVETDARGVSSHGIVALPSYVRQMREGGSDPKAKVAVVRESGGTCLIDGRYGMGQVVSVKATRKLIELAEEHGVSVVCVKNSNHFGAGAYYAMMCAAAGQIGFAISNATPVLVAPGGRGPAVGNNPVAIAVPTADGAPVVLDMALSVVAVGKMINIANSGGVMPSDWLVDENGRPSLDVHVLSRGGAVFPFGGYKGYGLAVMAEILSSVLPGAGVTKELRDFILHPDQRALQGHFFLSIDVSRFQELGTFEARVSSLGRELREGGRAEGTERLFMPGDMENDTQHRSAESGVAIPEHGWKGLVRLAGEQKLDLDMSL, from the coding sequence ATGAGTGTACCGATGTTGCTAGTGCCTGCTGAAAGGCTCATCAAGATAGTAAGAGCCATACTTGTGTCAATAGGCATGTCTGCCGAAGACTCGGCGATTGCTGCCGATGTGCTGGTCGAGACGGATGCGAGGGGCGTTAGCTCACATGGGATCGTAGCATTGCCCTCATATGTGAGGCAGATGCGGGAAGGCGGTTCAGACCCTAAGGCAAAGGTCGCCGTAGTTAGGGAATCAGGTGGGACTTGCCTCATAGACGGGCGTTACGGAATGGGCCAGGTGGTATCCGTAAAGGCAACGAGGAAGCTCATAGAGCTCGCAGAAGAACACGGTGTATCGGTAGTGTGCGTCAAGAACAGCAACCATTTCGGCGCCGGCGCCTATTACGCCATGATGTGCGCTGCGGCCGGACAGATAGGGTTTGCCATAAGCAATGCGACGCCGGTGCTAGTGGCGCCCGGAGGGCGCGGCCCAGCGGTCGGGAACAACCCCGTAGCCATAGCAGTGCCGACCGCCGATGGAGCCCCTGTAGTCCTGGATATGGCTCTCAGCGTAGTAGCGGTGGGAAAGATGATTAACATAGCTAATTCCGGCGGTGTGATGCCCAGCGATTGGCTTGTGGACGAGAATGGCAGGCCTTCGCTAGACGTGCACGTCCTTTCGAGGGGTGGGGCGGTGTTCCCATTCGGCGGGTACAAGGGCTACGGTCTGGCCGTCATGGCTGAGATTCTTTCTTCGGTGTTGCCAGGGGCAGGTGTGACCAAGGAACTGCGAGACTTCATACTACATCCCGACCAGAGGGCGCTGCAGGGGCATTTCTTCCTATCCATTGATGTATCCCGGTTCCAGGAGCTGGGCACATTTGAGGCCCGAGTCAGCTCACTCGGTAGGGAGCTCCGCGAAGGCGGGAGGGCTGAAGGAACGGAACGGCTGTTCATGCCAGGGGACATGGAGAACGATACGCAGCACAGGTCCGCAGAGAGCGGAGTCGCCATACCCGAGCATGGATGGAAGGGCCTCGTCAGGCTCGCAGGCGAGCAGAAACTAGACCTCGACATGTCCTTGTAG